From the genome of Hymenobacter sp. PAMC 26628, one region includes:
- a CDS encoding RNA polymerase sigma factor yields MSRGDSSFSSSTPLAPAPDEALIAAIRGGDERALAQLYRLHWPMVSHFVLQNSGSDDDAQDVYQEGVMVFYEKVRDGSLELSCQIKTYLYAVCRRLWLKRLTSKSRFGVRLQEDDDLGPLHHTGAEDDLLAAEEQDRRFTTMSEALDHLGEPCRSLLEGFYLLEKSMQDLTAEFGYTNADNAKNQKYKCLVRLKKLFFAHYKEAPI; encoded by the coding sequence ATGAGCAGAGGCGACTCTTCTTTTTCTTCTTCGACTCCCCTGGCACCCGCCCCCGACGAAGCCTTGATTGCCGCCATCCGCGGCGGCGACGAGCGGGCCCTGGCGCAGCTCTACCGGCTGCACTGGCCCATGGTGTCGCACTTCGTGCTGCAAAACAGCGGCTCGGACGACGACGCCCAGGACGTGTACCAGGAAGGCGTGATGGTATTTTATGAAAAGGTGCGCGACGGCTCGCTTGAGCTCAGCTGCCAGATCAAAACCTACCTCTACGCCGTGTGCCGCCGCCTCTGGCTCAAGCGCCTTACCAGCAAAAGCCGCTTCGGCGTGCGCTTGCAGGAAGACGACGACCTGGGGCCCCTGCACCACACCGGAGCCGAGGACGACCTGCTCGCCGCCGAAGAGCAGGACCGCCGCTTCACCACCATGAGCGAGGCCCTCGACCACCTCGGCGAGCCGTGCCGCTCGCTGCTCGAAGGCTTTTACCTGCTGGAGAAATCCATGCAAGACCTGACGGCGGAGTTCGGCTACACCAACGCCGACAACGCCAAGAATCAAAAATATAAGTGCCTCGTACGCCTCAAAAAACTCTTTTTTGCCCACTACAAGGAAGCGCCGATTTAA
- the chrA gene encoding chromate efflux transporter, whose protein sequence is MPLRRGGRRLRRTRNFIFLKDVAALACTAFGGPSAHLAMMFRLLVEKRRYLSAAELLELQALCALLPGPTSTQTVTVIGYRLGGPNLAYLTLLVWVLPATVLMTLAALTLSHLNSERVAALVQFVQPVAVGFVAFSAYRIGEKVIQTKTAVALTVASAMLAYFFQLPWVLPVLLLAGGAVTTARYRKHTIETEKKPLQVEWANFLLWLGILVGAALLGHYTHWLPVRLFENFYRNGSLVFGGGQVLAPLLFAEFVEFKHYLTAPEFLSGLGVVQLMPGPNFSIAAYIGALAMRGQGSGTTGQVLGALVGTAGIFLPGTFLIFFVLRFWARLRQYRVVKASLEGINAVSAGLVCAATLLLYHPLPDRLLALPWHWHLGPIAAVPLNPLLVGTTFLLLLWERVPAVVLVGGALAAGALLG, encoded by the coding sequence GTGCCGCTGCGGCGGGGCGGGCGCCGCCTGCGCCGGACGCGGAACTTCATTTTCCTGAAAGACGTGGCCGCGCTGGCCTGCACGGCCTTTGGGGGGCCCTCGGCGCACCTGGCCATGATGTTCCGGCTGCTGGTGGAGAAGCGCCGCTACCTCAGCGCCGCCGAGCTGCTGGAGCTGCAGGCCCTGTGCGCGCTGCTGCCGGGGCCCACCTCCACCCAAACCGTGACCGTGATTGGCTACCGGCTGGGGGGCCCCAACCTGGCCTACCTCACGCTGCTGGTGTGGGTGCTGCCGGCCACGGTGCTGATGACGCTGGCCGCTCTCACCCTCAGTCACTTGAATTCCGAACGGGTGGCGGCGCTGGTGCAGTTTGTGCAGCCGGTGGCCGTGGGCTTCGTGGCGTTTTCGGCCTACCGAATCGGGGAAAAGGTGATTCAGACCAAAACGGCGGTGGCCCTCACGGTGGCTTCGGCCATGCTGGCCTATTTCTTCCAGCTGCCGTGGGTGCTGCCGGTGCTGCTGCTGGCCGGCGGCGCCGTGACGACGGCGCGCTACCGCAAGCACACTATCGAAACCGAGAAGAAGCCGCTGCAAGTGGAGTGGGCCAATTTTCTGCTCTGGCTGGGCATTTTGGTGGGCGCGGCGCTGCTGGGGCACTACACGCACTGGCTGCCGGTACGGCTGTTCGAAAACTTCTACCGCAACGGCTCGCTGGTGTTTGGGGGCGGGCAAGTACTGGCCCCGCTGCTGTTCGCCGAGTTCGTCGAGTTCAAGCACTACCTCACAGCGCCTGAGTTTTTGTCGGGGCTGGGGGTGGTGCAGCTCATGCCGGGGCCCAATTTTTCCATCGCCGCCTACATCGGGGCCCTGGCCATGCGAGGGCAGGGCAGCGGCACCACCGGCCAGGTGCTGGGGGCCCTGGTGGGCACGGCGGGCATCTTCCTGCCGGGTACATTCTTGATTTTCTTTGTGTTGCGCTTCTGGGCGCGGCTGCGGCAGTACCGCGTGGTGAAGGCCTCGCTCGAAGGCATCAACGCCGTGAGCGCCGGGCTGGTGTGCGCCGCCACGCTGCTGCTCTACCACCCCCTCCCCGACCGCCTGCTGGCCCTGCCCTGGCACTGGCACCTGGGCCCCATCGCCGCCGTGCCCCTGAACCCGCTGCTGGTGGGCACCACCTTCCTGCTGCTGCTCTGGGAGCGGGTGCCGGCCGTGGTACTGGTGGGCGGGGCGCTGGCGGCGGGGGCCCTGCTGGGGTAG
- a CDS encoding McrB family protein produces MATAAPEPVVSAVVPLLTRELVLRALRQIDRAGATLPPSTVYELVYRSRRYPPRAVAEWAHRLATGDAAARWPHPAGTPTNAVLEALDFTISTKRPVLAPGHANDAAESADGLYLGGPEPATPTPAAEPAAPYAPAGPPPVPAEPYTKAEALAELLMAEDELDAALAGLARRRNLLLQGPPGTGKTFLARRLAWLLLGARDESRLELVQFHPSYGYEDFVLGFRPDDRGQFRLVPGVLPLLCQRAAADPTRPYVLLIDELNRGQVARIFGELLGLLEADKRGPAHALRLPYAPPEAPRFFVPENLFVVATLNLADRSLSPLDYALRRRFAVVELRPQFGAPLRALLAAHGVPGALAERLTARLTALNQTISDDPGLGPDFVLGHSYFVPPPGPLAAPAAWLRLVIDQEIGPLLADYWRDEPATAAAQLRKLRGLSG; encoded by the coding sequence ATGGCCACCGCTGCTCCCGAACCCGTCGTTTCTGCCGTTGTGCCGCTGCTCACCCGCGAGCTGGTGCTGCGCGCGCTGCGGCAAATCGACCGCGCCGGCGCTACGCTGCCGCCCAGCACCGTATACGAGTTGGTGTACCGCAGCCGCCGCTACCCGCCCCGCGCCGTGGCCGAGTGGGCCCACCGCCTGGCCACCGGCGACGCCGCCGCGCGCTGGCCCCACCCCGCCGGCACGCCCACCAACGCCGTGCTTGAGGCCCTCGACTTCACCATCAGCACCAAGCGCCCCGTGCTGGCCCCCGGCCACGCCAACGATGCTGCCGAATCGGCTGACGGCCTCTACCTCGGGGGCCCCGAACCGGCCACCCCCACGCCGGCCGCCGAGCCCGCGGCGCCGTACGCGCCCGCCGGGCCACCCCCCGTGCCCGCCGAACCCTACACCAAGGCCGAGGCGCTGGCCGAGCTGCTCATGGCTGAGGATGAGCTGGATGCCGCCTTGGCCGGCCTGGCCCGCCGCCGCAACCTGCTGCTGCAAGGGCCCCCCGGCACGGGCAAAACCTTTCTGGCCCGGCGGCTGGCCTGGCTGCTGCTGGGCGCCCGCGACGAGAGCCGCCTGGAGCTGGTGCAGTTCCATCCCAGCTACGGCTACGAGGATTTTGTGCTCGGCTTCCGGCCCGACGACCGGGGCCAGTTCCGGCTGGTGCCGGGCGTGCTGCCGCTGCTGTGCCAGCGCGCCGCCGCCGACCCCACCCGGCCCTACGTACTGCTGATTGACGAGCTGAACCGGGGGCAGGTGGCGCGCATTTTTGGCGAGTTGCTGGGCTTGCTCGAAGCCGACAAGCGGGGCCCCGCCCACGCCCTGCGCCTGCCCTACGCCCCGCCCGAAGCCCCGCGCTTCTTCGTGCCCGAAAACCTGTTTGTCGTCGCCACCCTCAACCTGGCCGACCGCTCCCTGAGCCCGCTCGACTACGCCCTGCGCCGCCGCTTTGCCGTGGTGGAGCTGCGGCCACAGTTTGGGGCCCCGCTGCGGGCGCTGCTGGCCGCCCACGGCGTACCCGGGGCCCTGGCCGAACGCCTCACCGCCCGCCTCACCGCCCTCAACCAAACGATAAGCGACGACCCCGGCCTGGGCCCCGATTTTGTCCTGGGCCACAGCTATTTCGTGCCGCCGCCCGGCCCGCTGGCCGCGCCCGCGGCGTGGCTGCGCCTCGTCATCGACCAAGAAATAGGGCCCCTGCTGGCCGACTACTGGCGCGACGAGCCCGCCACGGCCGCCGCCCAGCTGCGCAAGCTGCGGGGTCTATCTGGGTAG
- a CDS encoding GAF domain-containing protein: protein MAETLALTATTKAARYAELLPQIDALTAGEPDLTANLANTAAALRQAFGFFWVGFYLVKGDELVLGPFQGPIACTRIRKGRGVCGGSWAQARTLLVPDVEQFPGHIACSSDSKSEIVVPVLKDGAVVAVLDVDSDQLNDFDADDQAALEQLMQRAAQWF, encoded by the coding sequence ATGGCCGAAACCCTCGCCCTCACCGCCACCACCAAGGCCGCCCGCTACGCCGAACTGCTGCCCCAAATCGACGCCCTCACCGCCGGCGAGCCCGACCTGACCGCCAACCTGGCCAACACAGCCGCCGCGCTACGGCAGGCCTTCGGGTTTTTCTGGGTGGGCTTCTACCTCGTGAAAGGCGACGAGCTGGTGCTCGGGCCGTTCCAGGGCCCCATCGCCTGCACCCGCATCCGCAAGGGGCGGGGCGTGTGCGGCGGCAGCTGGGCGCAGGCCCGCACCCTGCTCGTGCCCGACGTGGAGCAGTTCCCCGGCCACATCGCCTGCAGCTCCGATTCGAAGTCGGAAATCGTGGTGCCCGTCCTCAAAGACGGCGCCGTGGTAGCCGTGCTCGACGTGGACAGCGACCAGCTCAACGACTTCGACGCCGACGACCAGGCTGCCCTGGAGCAGTTGATGCAGCGGGCAGCGCAGTGGTTTTAA
- a CDS encoding isopenicillin N synthase family dioxygenase, whose protein sequence is MQDRLLDQIPSLDLADFRSGDPQRKAHFVQQLGEAYQSIGFVALKNHGLNDAQTKELYANVQAFFQLPDAAKQAYEKPELAGQRGYISKGKEHAKGRNTGDLKEFYHVGQEVDDATDPVKGEYPDNIWPAEVPGFHDSTFTAYRTLEAAGQDVLRAIALYLELPENYFDDKVRHGNSILRPIHYFPIEDPDAVPADAVRAAEHGDINLITLLMGASADGLQVRRRDGHWIPITALPDQIVVNVGDMLQRLTNGVLRSTIHRVVNPPREKMNTSRYSIPFFMHPRSEMSLAALAHCVTPDNPKKEADITAGEFLNERLIELGLKKK, encoded by the coding sequence ATGCAAGACCGGCTCCTGGACCAGATTCCGTCCCTCGACCTCGCTGATTTCCGCTCCGGCGACCCGCAGCGCAAAGCCCATTTTGTGCAGCAGCTCGGCGAAGCGTACCAAAGCATCGGCTTCGTGGCCCTGAAAAACCACGGCCTCAACGACGCGCAAACCAAGGAACTGTACGCCAATGTGCAGGCGTTTTTCCAGCTCCCCGACGCAGCCAAGCAGGCCTATGAAAAGCCGGAGCTGGCCGGCCAGCGCGGCTACATTAGCAAAGGCAAGGAGCACGCCAAGGGCCGCAACACCGGCGACCTCAAGGAGTTTTACCACGTGGGCCAGGAGGTGGACGACGCCACCGACCCCGTGAAGGGCGAGTACCCCGACAACATTTGGCCCGCGGAAGTGCCTGGCTTCCACGACAGCACCTTCACCGCCTACCGTACGCTGGAGGCCGCTGGCCAGGACGTGCTGCGCGCCATTGCCCTGTACCTGGAGCTGCCCGAAAACTACTTCGACGACAAGGTGCGCCACGGCAACAGCATCCTGCGGCCCATCCACTACTTCCCGATTGAGGACCCCGACGCCGTGCCCGCCGACGCGGTGCGCGCTGCCGAGCACGGCGACATCAACCTGATTACCTTGCTAATGGGCGCCAGCGCCGACGGCCTGCAAGTGCGGCGCCGCGACGGCCACTGGATTCCCATTACGGCCCTGCCCGACCAGATTGTGGTGAACGTGGGCGACATGCTCCAGCGCCTCACCAACGGCGTGCTGCGCAGCACCATCCACCGGGTGGTGAACCCGCCGCGCGAGAAAATGAACACCTCGCGCTACAGCATCCCGTTCTTCATGCACCCGCGCTCGGAAATGAGCCTGGCCGCCCTGGCGCACTGCGTGACGCCCGACAATCCCAAAAAAGAAGCCGACATCACGGCCGGCGAATTCCTGAACGAGCGCCTGATTGAGTTGGGCTTGAAGAAGAAATAA
- a CDS encoding Gfo/Idh/MocA family protein, translating to MSTYSRRTFIEQMGWGLGAAVTLPSLVSMTPERANVQDKQRLNIALCGLGRYANVLKGGLAASQYCRLAGIVTGTPAKAAEWQRAYGIPDKNSYTYQTFDQLSRNPDIDLVYITLPNGLHKEYVLRAAKAGKHVIVEKPMAFTEQDCREMIDACQKAGVQLAVGYRLHYDPHHIELKRLGQDKIFGQVRLMEASLGYRLEGISPDDWHLNKALAGGGPLMNLGVYCVQSGRYVLGEEPVAVTAQIGPVTMPALFKEVEENITWQLYFPSGAICTSSSTSNCNVDRFFASADEGYFELEPALSYGPFKGRTSRAAFNFPVVNQQAAQLDDIAQHILANKPLPVHISGEEGRKDMRVIEAIYRAAHTGRKITLA from the coding sequence ATGAGCACTTATTCAAGACGCACATTCATCGAGCAAATGGGCTGGGGATTGGGGGCCGCGGTTACGTTGCCTTCCCTCGTCTCGATGACACCGGAACGCGCGAATGTGCAGGATAAGCAACGACTGAATATTGCGCTCTGTGGCTTGGGCCGCTACGCCAACGTGCTCAAAGGTGGGCTGGCGGCGTCGCAATATTGCCGCCTGGCGGGCATTGTGACGGGCACCCCCGCCAAGGCGGCTGAGTGGCAGCGGGCGTATGGCATACCGGACAAAAACAGCTATACCTACCAAACCTTCGACCAGCTCAGCCGCAATCCAGACATTGATTTGGTGTACATAACCCTCCCCAACGGGTTGCACAAAGAATACGTCCTCCGGGCCGCCAAGGCGGGTAAGCACGTCATCGTGGAAAAACCGATGGCCTTCACGGAGCAGGACTGCCGGGAAATGATTGACGCCTGCCAAAAGGCGGGGGTACAATTAGCAGTTGGGTACCGGCTGCACTACGACCCCCACCACATTGAATTAAAACGGCTGGGCCAAGACAAGATCTTCGGGCAGGTGCGGCTCATGGAGGCTTCGTTAGGCTACCGGTTGGAAGGGATAAGCCCAGACGACTGGCACTTGAACAAAGCGCTGGCCGGCGGGGGGCCCCTCATGAACCTAGGGGTATACTGCGTGCAAAGCGGCCGCTACGTGCTGGGTGAAGAACCGGTGGCCGTCACGGCGCAGATCGGGCCCGTTACCATGCCCGCACTGTTCAAAGAAGTGGAAGAAAATATTACGTGGCAGCTCTATTTCCCCAGCGGGGCCATCTGCACCTCCTCCAGCACGTCGAACTGCAACGTTGACCGCTTCTTTGCCTCCGCCGACGAGGGCTATTTTGAGTTGGAGCCCGCCCTCAGCTACGGGCCTTTCAAAGGCCGGACCAGCCGGGCCGCGTTTAATTTTCCCGTGGTCAACCAACAGGCGGCGCAGCTGGATGACATTGCCCAGCACATCTTGGCTAACAAGCCTTTGCCCGTCCATATTTCCGGCGAGGAAGGCCGCAAAGACATGCGGGTAATAGAAGCCATCTACCGGGCGGCTCACACGGGCCGAAAAATTACTTTGGCGTGA
- a CDS encoding S1 family peptidase: MQTEADYYALFEAYARGELAPPARTGLEARLAADPDFALRYADFGELTGTLRAVGQRRALRQQLRGLHAGMLAETAAKQSVTEAPAPGALRATVNPMLRISRTERVLREFWSGHRATVGVAASVAVLAVFGSLLGLEWWRAANTKPSMYGYTVLRRELNKLQSNQRALSRSLSQVDAGKGGAPAPVNNGKFSGTGFALTADGYLVTSYHVIQGADSLLIEGRDQQHYHAETVYSDRAHDLAILRIKDRDFNGFGRLPYTFKAGQADLGERVYTLGYPREDMVYGDGALSARSGFGGDTAFYQVSIPVNPGNSGGPLLDERGNLIGVVSGRQSDAQSAAFATKSSLLLRLVDSLAKKQPAAPYHLPHTNRLAGTPRPQQIKKLQDFVFVVKVFEKD; this comes from the coding sequence ATGCAAACCGAAGCCGATTACTACGCCTTATTTGAAGCCTACGCCCGGGGCGAGCTGGCCCCGCCCGCCCGCACCGGCCTGGAGGCCCGCCTGGCCGCCGACCCCGACTTTGCCCTGCGCTACGCCGACTTCGGCGAGCTGACGGGCACGCTCCGGGCCGTGGGCCAGCGCCGCGCCCTGCGCCAGCAGTTGCGCGGCTTGCACGCCGGAATGCTGGCCGAAACGGCGGCTAAGCAGTCGGTTACCGAGGCGCCGGCCCCCGGGGCCCTGCGCGCCACGGTGAACCCCATGCTGCGCATTTCGCGCACCGAGCGGGTGCTGCGCGAGTTTTGGAGCGGGCACCGGGCCACGGTGGGCGTAGCCGCCTCGGTGGCGGTGCTGGCTGTATTTGGCTCGCTGCTGGGCCTGGAGTGGTGGCGCGCCGCCAATACCAAGCCTTCGATGTACGGCTACACGGTGCTGCGCCGCGAGCTGAACAAGCTGCAAAGCAACCAGCGCGCCCTGAGCCGCAGCCTGAGCCAAGTGGACGCCGGCAAGGGCGGGGCCCCGGCGCCCGTCAACAACGGCAAGTTCAGTGGCACGGGCTTCGCTCTCACCGCCGACGGTTACTTAGTCACGAGCTACCACGTCATTCAAGGCGCTGACTCGTTGCTGATTGAAGGCCGCGACCAGCAGCACTACCACGCCGAAACCGTGTACTCGGACCGCGCCCACGACCTGGCCATTCTGCGTATCAAAGACCGCGACTTCAACGGCTTTGGCCGCTTGCCGTACACCTTCAAGGCTGGGCAGGCCGACCTGGGCGAGCGGGTGTACACCCTCGGCTACCCGCGCGAAGACATGGTGTACGGCGACGGGGCCCTGAGCGCGCGCTCGGGTTTCGGTGGCGATACGGCCTTCTACCAGGTCAGCATTCCGGTGAACCCGGGCAACTCTGGGGGGCCCCTGCTCGACGAGCGCGGCAACCTCATCGGCGTGGTGAGCGGCCGCCAGAGCGACGCCCAGAGCGCGGCCTTCGCCACCAAGTCGTCGCTGCTGCTGCGCCTCGTCGATTCGCTGGCCAAGAAGCAGCCCGCCGCTCCCTACCACCTGCCCCACACCAACCGCCTGGCCGGCACCCCGCGCCCCCAGCAAATCAAGAAGCTGCAAGACTTCGTGTTCGTAGTGAAGGTATTCGAGAAAGACTAA
- a CDS encoding 1-acyl-sn-glycerol-3-phosphate acyltransferase: MLAYHIMKPIVQASLRVFFRRAEVRHRKRLALPGPLLLAVNHPNTLMDPLLVAAHMPRPAAFLAKSTFFKNPVSKVLFESVNCLPIYRRQDAEAAAAASGRALNAAELHAQNEAAFGKCYDYLERGRAIMIFPEGISLNERKLRPLKTGAARIALGAEARHGFRLGLHVLPVGINYFDPTRFRSDVLLNVAPPIRVADYAAAYAADPDAAADALTAAIRQALERRLVISRDAAGDALGQQIERTFGDHLNPDDDPDTLYDNFQLGRTLLQAVAYFEQHDPARFAAVRTQLADYLGALHRHGLDDAALDEQRRGRLAGLVNLALGLPVWLYGALNNYLPYRLPAVVATRITPTEPEFRAAVMMGVGLVLFPLFYGLQAAAVQHWLTHRWWLTALYVLSLPISGFYALGYGAELAARLRRLRALRLFRQAPAVGAGLLAQRAAIVAALEAARVRYLGAPAPPA, translated from the coding sequence ATGCTGGCCTACCACATCATGAAGCCCATCGTGCAGGCGTCGCTGCGCGTGTTTTTCCGGCGCGCCGAGGTGCGCCACCGCAAGCGCCTGGCGCTGCCGGGGCCCCTGCTGCTGGCCGTGAACCACCCCAATACCCTGATGGACCCGCTGCTGGTGGCCGCGCACATGCCCCGGCCGGCGGCCTTTCTGGCCAAGAGCACGTTCTTCAAAAACCCAGTGTCGAAGGTCCTGTTTGAATCGGTGAACTGCCTGCCCATCTACCGCCGACAGGACGCCGAAGCGGCTGCCGCCGCCAGCGGCCGGGCCCTGAACGCCGCTGAGCTCCACGCCCAAAACGAGGCCGCCTTCGGCAAGTGCTACGATTACCTGGAGCGGGGCCGGGCCATCATGATTTTCCCCGAAGGCATCAGCCTGAACGAGCGCAAGCTGCGCCCGCTCAAGACCGGTGCTGCCCGCATCGCGCTGGGGGCCGAGGCCCGGCATGGCTTCCGGCTGGGCCTGCACGTGCTGCCCGTGGGCATCAACTACTTCGACCCCACGCGGTTCCGCTCCGACGTGCTGCTGAACGTAGCCCCGCCAATTCGGGTGGCCGACTACGCCGCTGCTTACGCCGCCGACCCCGACGCCGCGGCCGACGCCCTCACCGCCGCCATCCGCCAGGCGCTGGAGCGGCGGCTCGTCATCAGCCGCGACGCGGCCGGCGACGCCCTGGGCCAGCAAATCGAGCGCACGTTCGGCGACCACCTCAACCCCGACGACGACCCCGACACACTCTACGACAACTTCCAGCTCGGGCGCACGCTGCTGCAAGCCGTGGCCTACTTCGAGCAGCACGACCCCGCCCGCTTCGCCGCCGTACGCACCCAACTCGCCGACTACCTGGGGGCCCTGCACCGCCATGGCCTCGACGACGCCGCCCTCGACGAGCAGCGCCGAGGCCGCCTGGCCGGCCTCGTGAACCTGGCCCTGGGCCTGCCCGTGTGGCTGTATGGGGCGCTGAACAACTACCTGCCCTACCGGCTGCCGGCAGTCGTGGCCACGCGCATTACGCCCACCGAGCCCGAGTTTCGGGCGGCGGTGATGATGGGGGTGGGGCTGGTGCTGTTTCCGCTTTTCTACGGCTTGCAGGCGGCAGCCGTCCAGCACTGGCTCACGCACCGCTGGTGGCTGACGGCACTGTACGTGCTCAGCCTGCCCATCAGCGGCTTCTACGCCCTGGGCTACGGGGCTGAGTTGGCGGCCCGGCTGCGGCGGCTGCGGGCGTTGCGGCTGTTCCGGCAAGCGCCGGCGGTGGGGGCGGGGCTGCTGGCCCAGCGGGCGGCCATCGTGGCGGCCCTGGAGGCGGCGCGGGTGCGCTACCTCGGGGCCCCGGCACCACCGGCTTAG
- a CDS encoding 5-methylcytosine restriction system specificity protein McrC gives MAPTVPLATLYYLLCYAWNRLPEPADWAPGGAAPFHRPLELLTQLLLQATRRLLRTGLPLAFEEHEEVLGTLRGRVALGASLARGLLPQGRAVCRFVELGPDAPLARLLAATLAALAARPALPVALRREVQHLRRRLPGSLALAPAGAPSSELFGALRQQRWGGEAAFALHLCELVWRHALPAPGAPGRGRVLDFRRDEPLMARLFEQFVRNFYRREQRQYRVFAETIAWQAQAAAPADLDLLPTMLTDTTLERPARKIILDTKYYAAALRPRYDRQRLIAPHLYQLFAYLQNQAPAPGQALEGILLYPAAPAPAAPPLDARYTLGPHPVRVATLNLHQPWPGIAADLLALVA, from the coding sequence ATGGCTCCCACCGTTCCGCTCGCTACGCTCTACTACCTGCTGTGCTACGCCTGGAACCGCTTGCCCGAGCCGGCCGACTGGGCCCCGGGCGGCGCCGCGCCCTTCCACCGGCCGCTGGAGCTGCTCACGCAGCTGCTGCTGCAAGCCACGCGCCGGCTGCTGCGCACGGGCCTGCCGCTGGCCTTCGAGGAGCACGAGGAGGTGCTGGGCACGCTGCGCGGGCGCGTGGCGCTGGGGGCCTCGCTGGCGCGGGGGCTATTGCCGCAGGGCCGCGCCGTGTGCCGCTTCGTGGAGCTGGGGCCCGATGCGCCGCTGGCCCGCCTGTTGGCCGCCACCCTGGCTGCGCTGGCCGCCCGCCCGGCCCTGCCCGTGGCGCTGCGGCGCGAAGTGCAGCACCTGCGGCGGCGGTTGCCCGGGAGCCTGGCGCTGGCCCCGGCCGGGGCCCCATCATCCGAACTATTTGGGGCCCTGCGCCAGCAGCGGTGGGGGGGCGAGGCGGCGTTTGCCCTGCACTTGTGCGAGCTGGTGTGGCGGCACGCGCTGCCCGCGCCCGGGGCCCCGGGCCGGGGCCGGGTGCTGGATTTTCGGCGCGACGAGCCGCTGATGGCGCGGCTGTTCGAGCAGTTTGTGCGCAACTTCTACCGGCGTGAGCAGCGGCAGTACCGGGTGTTTGCCGAAACCATTGCCTGGCAGGCCCAGGCCGCCGCACCCGCCGACCTCGACCTGCTGCCCACCATGCTCACCGACACGACGCTGGAGCGCCCGGCCCGCAAAATCATCCTCGACACCAAGTACTACGCCGCCGCCCTGCGCCCGCGCTACGACCGCCAGCGCCTCATCGCGCCCCACCTCTACCAGCTCTTTGCCTACCTGCAAAACCAGGCGCCCGCCCCCGGCCAGGCCCTGGAGGGCATTTTGCTGTACCCCGCCGCCCCGGCCCCGGCCGCGCCCCCGCTCGACGCGCGCTATACCCTGGGGCCCCACCCCGTGCGCGTGGCCACCCTCAACCTGCACCAGCCCTGGCCCGGCATCGCGGCCGATTTGCTGGCGTTGGTGGCCTAG
- a CDS encoding fasciclin domain-containing protein encodes MRKQNLFAALLGLFLLLGVQLTSAAQATNKDLAGSAAISPDHTTLLKALQAAGLADQAKGKGPYTVFAPTNAAFDKLPAGTLDKLLMPANKKMLSGILTYHVVPGSYKAAALKDGQKLKTVEGEMLTVKKQGDSVMIMDAKGGSATVQKADIIATNGVVHSIDAVLMPSK; translated from the coding sequence ATGCGCAAGCAAAATTTGTTCGCCGCCCTGCTGGGCCTGTTCCTACTGCTGGGCGTCCAGCTGACGTCCGCCGCCCAAGCCACCAACAAGGACTTGGCCGGTAGCGCCGCTATTTCGCCTGACCACACCACCCTGCTGAAGGCATTGCAGGCCGCCGGCTTGGCCGACCAGGCCAAAGGCAAGGGCCCCTACACCGTGTTCGCGCCTACGAACGCGGCCTTCGACAAGCTGCCCGCCGGTACGCTCGACAAACTGCTGATGCCCGCCAACAAGAAGATGCTCAGCGGCATCCTCACGTACCACGTGGTGCCCGGCAGCTACAAAGCCGCTGCCCTAAAAGACGGACAGAAGCTCAAGACCGTGGAAGGCGAAATGCTGACGGTGAAAAAACAAGGCGACAGCGTGATGATTATGGACGCCAAAGGCGGTTCCGCCACCGTGCAAAAAGCCGACATCATCGCCACCAACGGCGTCGTGCATTCCATCGATGCCGTGCTGATGCCCAGCAAGTAA